The Cytobacillus sp. NJ13 sequence AACCTGAATTTGTCGGGTCTGTGCCTTGATTCCGTGTATTGAAAAAGGGTGGCATCGTCAAAGTAGATATAGTTTTTCACCACAACAATAGCATGGAATCCTTCCATATCAAGGAGCTTTCGGTCTTCAGCAGTTGGTTCTTCCACAGTAAATTCCTTTTTGGCAAAGCTGATTTTTTTTCCGAGTTCGTCCTCAATGTAGGCAAAAATAGAGCTCTGGCATATTTCTCTGGTTAAGCCCGGAACAAATTTCTCAATTAAAAAATCCTTGTCCAGAATAATCCGCTCATCTTCAATTTTCCGGACACGATACACTTTCCATATCTTTTCACTTTTATCAATATGGAGATGCTTCATCTTTTCTGCGTCAGGCTGGATAAGTGAAAATTCGTCCACAATCGTTTCAGCACGCTGACCCATTTTCCCGGCCAGCTCTTTAAAGCTGACCAGACCCGATATGGGGAACTGCAGCTTTTTTAAATCAAGGACCATCGAGCCTTTTCCGCGGATCTTTTGGATAAAACCGTTTTGTGCAAGCAAATTCAAAGCTTTGCGGATGGTTTCCCTTGAAGTGGAATACATCTCTGTTAATTCATTCTCAGATGGCAGAATGGATCGGGCTGGATACTTGCCTTCTTGTATTTGCTGGGCAATCTCTTCATAAATCACTAAGTATTTATTATTTCTCATTTTCAATCACCATTTCAGTCTTGTTTTCCCCATTCTACCATTTATCTGAGTAGCTTTCATTTACCTGTTGGACAGCTGGATAAAATACCATCCGCCTTCGGTTACGACCGGCTTGAAGGTTTTTACTTTCAGCTTCAGCTCTTTAGCGATTAGATGGATATGCTCCTCAGTCGGTGTTGGGTATAGGTTTTCAAATGCAGAAAAGAAGCTGTTAAAAACACTTGAAAACTCCTCGCCCTTTTTCGAATGAAGAATGGGCGTGATAATGGTAATGGATCCTTTCCGGCTAAGCCAGCTTTTCAAGCGGGATAGCAGCTGCTTGCGATCCTCCGGCTGGATGTAGTGCAGTAAGTTATTGACCATAATTAAATCAGCCTGATGCTCAGGTGAGTATTCATGAACATCCGTGGTGACAATTTTAATGTTGGGAATATCTTTGCAATTGGTCCGGGCAGAATCTGCTACCTCTTCATTAATTTCAATGCCTGCCAGTTTTGCTTGCGGGAACTTTTGGCTGATTCTGCTTAAATAGCCGCCTTCCCCGCAGCCTATGTCGATGATCCTTTCCATTTTGTTTTTCTTAATGGTTTTCATCAGGCGCGGAAGTGCAAGCTGTTCAAGCAGTGACGAGGTTCTCGCTACGGTTGATCCATGCTCTTCATGGTCAAAAGTGTTTTTCTTATTGGAACGGAGCAG is a genomic window containing:
- the treR gene encoding trehalose operon repressor encodes the protein MRNNKYLVIYEEIAQQIQEGKYPARSILPSENELTEMYSTSRETIRKALNLLAQNGFIQKIRGKGSMVLDLKKLQFPISGLVSFKELAGKMGQRAETIVDEFSLIQPDAEKMKHLHIDKSEKIWKVYRVRKIEDERIILDKDFLIEKFVPGLTREICQSSIFAYIEDELGKKISFAKKEFTVEEPTAEDRKLLDMEGFHAIVVVKNYIYFDDATLFQYTESRHRPDKFRFVDFARRMDSQVF
- a CDS encoding class I SAM-dependent methyltransferase, giving the protein MINEYVRLLKARNWMKKNQPFLYSWHAYVGFELDLFSQFRSWRTVKEVAASKNLQEELLLRWVEVGLSIRHLKKKGKDKIKTASKFSLPSTPKNPRSTGIILKEMMELHIPTLLSYPELLRSNKKNTFDHEEHGSTVARTSSLLEQLALPRLMKTIKKNKMERIIDIGCGEGGYLSRISQKFPQAKLAGIEINEEVADSARTNCKDIPNIKIVTTDVHEYSPEHQADLIMVNNLLHYIQPEDRKQLLSRLKSWLSRKGSITIITPILHSKKGEEFSSVFNSFFSAFENLYPTPTEEHIHLIAKELKLKVKTFKPVVTEGGWYFIQLSNR